The Lysobacter sp. genome includes a window with the following:
- a CDS encoding isoprenylcysteine carboxylmethyltransferase family protein produces MTLAHVFAALCIVWPLSEFWIGARHRSGKRNEVRDQGTLRLLLLTIWFCIALAVWLAYCHPWTMPAAWQRPLLIAGCALMATGMPLRWWSVRTLAQFFTIVVSIREGHRLIRSGPYRLLRHPSYTGALMTFWGFGLAMGDWSSLLVAALPVTAAFLWRIRIEERVLADAFPEDYPAYARETRRLIPYVW; encoded by the coding sequence GTGACCCTCGCCCACGTCTTCGCTGCGCTGTGCATCGTCTGGCCGCTGAGCGAGTTCTGGATCGGCGCGCGCCACCGTTCGGGCAAGCGCAACGAAGTCCGCGATCAGGGCACGCTGCGGCTTCTGCTGCTCACGATCTGGTTCTGCATCGCGCTGGCGGTATGGCTGGCGTATTGCCATCCATGGACGATGCCCGCCGCGTGGCAGCGACCGCTGCTGATCGCCGGCTGCGCGCTGATGGCGACCGGCATGCCGCTGCGCTGGTGGTCGGTGCGCACGCTGGCGCAGTTCTTCACCATCGTCGTCTCCATCCGCGAAGGCCATCGCCTCATCCGCAGCGGGCCGTATCGCCTGCTGCGGCATCCGTCGTACACCGGCGCGCTGATGACGTTCTGGGGCTTCGGCCTTGCGATGGGCGACTGGTCGTCGCTGCTGGTCGCCGCGCTGCCGGTGACCGCCGCGTTCCTGTGGCGGATCCGGATCGAGGAGCGGGTATTGGCCGACGCCTTCCCCGAGGACTATCCGGCCTACGCACGCGAAACCCGGCGCCTGATTCCCTATGTCTGGTAG
- a CDS encoding SDR family NAD(P)-dependent oxidoreductase, protein MNQTILITGATSGFGRAAAKRFVDAGWRVIATGRRAERLAALAIELGRDRVHTAAFDIRDEAAMRDALDALPEDFRAIDVLVNNAGLALGTAPAQRADLAQWKQMIDTNVTALVTLTHALLPGLIERKGAILNIGSIAGSYPYTGGNVYGGTKAFVSQFSLGLRSDLHGTGVRVTSIEPGMAETEFTLVRTSGDSTASENLYKGADPITPDDIAETIFWVANLPPHLNVNRIEVMPVKQSFAGFTVHRD, encoded by the coding sequence ATGAACCAGACCATCCTCATCACCGGCGCCACCTCCGGCTTCGGCCGCGCCGCCGCCAAGCGTTTCGTCGACGCCGGCTGGCGCGTCATCGCCACCGGCCGCCGCGCGGAGCGGCTGGCCGCGTTGGCCATCGAACTCGGCCGCGACCGCGTGCACACAGCCGCGTTCGACATCCGCGACGAAGCCGCGATGCGCGATGCGCTGGATGCGTTGCCGGAAGACTTTCGCGCGATCGATGTGCTGGTGAACAACGCCGGACTCGCGCTCGGCACGGCGCCGGCGCAGCGCGCGGATCTGGCGCAATGGAAGCAGATGATCGATACCAACGTCACCGCACTGGTGACGCTGACCCACGCGCTGCTGCCGGGCCTGATCGAACGCAAGGGTGCGATCCTCAACATCGGCTCGATCGCGGGCAGTTATCCCTACACCGGCGGCAACGTCTACGGCGGCACCAAGGCATTCGTGTCGCAGTTCTCGCTGGGCCTGCGCAGCGATCTGCACGGTACCGGCGTGCGCGTGACCTCGATCGAACCGGGCATGGCCGAAACCGAATTCACCCTGGTGCGCACCAGCGGCGACAGCACCGCATCGGAAAATCTGTACAAGGGCGCCGACCCGATCACGCCCGACGATATCGCCGAAACCATCTTCTGGGTCGCGAACCTGCCGCCGCATCTCAACGTCAACCGCATCGAAGTGATGCCTGTGAAACAGTCGTTCGCCGGTTTCACGGTGCATCGCGACTGA
- a CDS encoding acyltransferase, whose amino-acid sequence MRMPGLDLLRAIAVVWTMLFHSFLVGGLGEDWSWLSRYGWMGVDLFFVLSGFLIGAQVLKPLASGSRFSFKDFYARRAFRILPAFFAVLALYLLWPGFREAPGMEPWWKFAGFFMNLSIDYTNHAGFSHAWSLCVEEHFYLAFPLLALALLRRPSANVFVAVCVFIVATGIALRTGTWLHFDTLGSDRNWFVENIYYPTWNRLDGLLAGVILAVWKTYRPDRWARAATRANLVLVAGLATMALSFWLFRDRTGLLGNSIGWPVLSLGLALLVFAGAQTGSWIGRRALPGAGWLAAVSFSLYLVHKPIYGLVQAHLGEALEGRGHIAFVVYGIASLLGAALLHYSVERPGLRIRERLMRRNASPHATRSIDDTLLER is encoded by the coding sequence ATGCGGATGCCCGGTCTCGATCTGCTGCGCGCCATCGCGGTGGTGTGGACGATGCTCTTCCACTCGTTCCTCGTCGGCGGTCTCGGCGAAGACTGGTCGTGGCTGTCGCGCTACGGCTGGATGGGCGTCGACCTGTTCTTCGTCCTCAGCGGGTTCCTGATCGGCGCGCAGGTGCTGAAGCCGCTGGCCAGCGGCAGCCGGTTTTCGTTCAAGGATTTCTACGCGCGTCGCGCGTTCCGGATCCTGCCGGCGTTCTTCGCCGTGCTCGCCCTGTATCTGCTCTGGCCCGGTTTCCGCGAGGCGCCGGGCATGGAGCCGTGGTGGAAGTTCGCCGGCTTCTTCATGAATCTGTCGATCGACTACACGAACCATGCCGGGTTCTCGCACGCTTGGTCGCTGTGCGTCGAGGAGCATTTCTATCTTGCGTTTCCGCTGCTGGCGCTGGCGCTGCTGCGGCGACCATCGGCGAATGTCTTCGTCGCGGTCTGCGTATTCATCGTCGCGACGGGTATCGCGTTGCGCACCGGCACGTGGCTGCATTTCGATACGCTGGGTTCCGACCGCAACTGGTTCGTCGAAAACATCTATTACCCGACCTGGAACCGGCTCGATGGCCTGCTTGCCGGCGTGATCCTCGCGGTGTGGAAGACCTATCGCCCCGACCGCTGGGCGCGTGCGGCGACGCGTGCGAATCTCGTGCTGGTCGCGGGGCTGGCGACGATGGCGCTGAGCTTCTGGCTGTTCCGCGACCGCACCGGGCTGCTCGGCAACAGCATCGGCTGGCCGGTGTTGTCGCTGGGGCTGGCGCTGCTGGTGTTCGCGGGCGCGCAGACCGGCAGTTGGATCGGTCGTCGTGCGCTGCCGGGCGCGGGCTGGCTGGCGGCGGTGTCGTTCAGCCTGTATCTGGTGCACAAGCCGATCTACGGTCTGGTGCAGGCCCATCTGGGCGAGGCGCTGGAAGGACGGGGCCATATCGCGTTCGTGGTATACGGCATCGCTTCGCTGCTCGGCGCGGCGTTGCTGCATTATTCGGTGGAGCGGCCCGGGCTGCGGATCCGCGAGCGGCTGATGCGGCGGAATGCATCGCCGCATGCGACGCGAAGTATCGACGACACCCTGCTGGAGCGGTGA
- the speA gene encoding arginine decarboxylase, whose amino-acid sequence MTAWSIDHARKTYSIPHWAEGYFDVDAQGRIVVHPQGAQAPGAALPAIVDAAQASGAKLPLLVRFPQILGDRLGKLQAAFAQAQQEWDYAGGYTAVYPIKVNQHAAVAGTLASHAGEGFGLEAGSKPELMAVLALSRPGGLIVCNGYKDREYIRLALIGRKLGMQTFIVVEKPSELPLVMEEAKALGVKPGLGVRMRLASLGAGKWQNSGGDKAKFGLSPRQVLDLWKTLRDAGMGDCLGLLHFHMGSQISNVRDIANGMREATRYFVELSKLGATVTHVDVGGGLGVDYEGTRSRSYCSINYGIHQYASSIVQPLAEACEQYGITPPRVVTECGRAMTAHHAMLVTNVSEVERAPEGRVPPAHDDEAATIRHLREIYAEIDTRPAVELFHEAQHHHSEGLSLYALGQIDLIARARLDDLFYAIAHAVRARLTYDEKSHRDLLDELNERLVDKYFVNFSLFESMPDVWAIDQVFPIVPIERLDEQPDRHGVIADLTCDSDGKIDTYVENEDLHSSLPLHGLRPGERYRIGFFMLGAYQEILGDIHNLFGDTDAIEVRVGDDGFKVTQQRRGDTTDVMLDYVGYKLDDLRRIYRAKVGAVDLSKGEAARLNEALENGLTAYTYLSDEPLS is encoded by the coding sequence ATGACCGCCTGGTCGATCGACCACGCCCGCAAGACCTATTCGATCCCGCACTGGGCCGAAGGGTATTTCGATGTCGATGCGCAGGGCCGCATCGTGGTCCATCCGCAAGGTGCGCAGGCACCGGGTGCAGCGCTGCCGGCAATCGTCGACGCGGCGCAGGCCAGTGGTGCGAAGCTGCCGCTGCTGGTGCGCTTCCCGCAGATCCTCGGCGACCGCCTCGGCAAGCTGCAGGCAGCGTTCGCGCAGGCGCAGCAGGAGTGGGATTACGCTGGCGGTTACACCGCGGTGTATCCGATCAAGGTCAACCAGCACGCGGCCGTCGCCGGCACGCTGGCGTCGCATGCCGGTGAAGGCTTCGGTCTGGAAGCCGGCAGCAAGCCCGAGTTGATGGCGGTGCTGGCGCTGAGCCGGCCCGGTGGCCTGATCGTCTGCAACGGTTACAAGGACCGCGAATACATCCGTCTCGCGCTGATCGGCCGCAAGCTGGGCATGCAGACCTTCATCGTGGTGGAGAAACCGTCCGAACTGCCGCTGGTGATGGAAGAAGCCAAGGCGCTCGGGGTGAAGCCTGGTCTCGGCGTGCGCATGCGCCTGGCGTCGCTGGGCGCGGGCAAATGGCAGAACAGCGGCGGCGACAAGGCCAAGTTCGGACTGTCGCCGCGCCAGGTGCTGGATCTGTGGAAGACCCTGCGCGACGCGGGCATGGGCGACTGCCTCGGCCTGCTGCATTTCCACATGGGTTCGCAGATCAGCAACGTCCGCGATATCGCCAACGGCATGCGCGAAGCCACGCGCTACTTCGTCGAACTCTCGAAACTCGGCGCGACCGTCACCCACGTCGATGTCGGCGGCGGTCTTGGCGTGGATTACGAAGGCACGCGCTCGCGCAGCTACTGTTCGATCAACTACGGCATCCACCAGTACGCGTCGAGCATCGTGCAGCCGCTGGCCGAAGCCTGCGAGCAGTACGGGATCACCCCGCCGCGCGTCGTCACCGAATGCGGTCGCGCGATGACCGCGCATCACGCGATGCTGGTCACCAACGTCTCCGAAGTCGAACGCGCGCCGGAAGGCCGGGTGCCGCCCGCGCACGACGATGAAGCCGCGACCATCCGCCATCTGCGCGAGATCTATGCCGAGATCGATACGCGCCCGGCGGTGGAGTTGTTCCACGAAGCCCAGCATCATCACAGCGAAGGCCTGTCCTTGTATGCGTTGGGCCAGATCGATCTGATCGCCCGCGCGCGGCTGGACGATCTGTTCTATGCGATCGCCCACGCGGTGCGCGCGCGCCTCACCTACGACGAAAAAAGCCACCGCGATCTGCTCGACGAGCTCAACGAGCGCCTGGTCGACAAGTATTTCGTCAATTTCAGTCTGTTCGAGTCGATGCCCGACGTGTGGGCGATCGACCAGGTCTTCCCGATCGTGCCGATCGAGCGTCTCGACGAGCAGCCCGACCGGCACGGCGTGATCGCCGACCTGACCTGCGATTCCGACGGCAAGATCGATACCTACGTCGAAAACGAAGACCTGCACAGCTCGCTGCCGCTGCACGGGCTGCGCCCGGGCGAACGCTACCGGATCGGGTTCTTCATGCTCGGTGCGTACCAGGAAATCCTCGGCGACATCCACAATCTGTTCGGCGACACCGACGCGATCGAAGTGCGCGTCGGCGACGACGGCTTCAAGGTCACCCAGCAGCGACGCGGCGATACGACCGACGTGATGCTGGATTACGTGGGCTACAAGCTCGACGACCTGCGCCGCATCTATCGCGCCAAGGTCGGCGCGGTGGATCTGAGCAAGGGCGAAGCGGCGCGCTTGAACGAAGCGCTGGAAAACGGACTGACCGCCTACACGTACCTGAGCGACGAGCCGCTCTCGTAA
- a CDS encoding M48 family metalloprotease, which translates to MAAKASEQRYRALIERLQAQAREAPQAYRARVAMLAALGYAVLGLILLVAVGLPVGIVIALLASGRGFDPWAFMVLLPQGVFAVVVVRALWLRFDPPSGYRLAPGDAPALEAEIERLRLAAGAPPLEAVVIDSDLNAAAASLPRLLGLSGYRHYLVIGLPLMRLLDGAELSAVIAHEFGHFRGGHGRFSGWIYRVRIGWFRLVDAMARSGAAMSRLFVKFFEWYAPYFNAYSFVLAREDEYEADAVSARVAGEAARVSALIRLEHASQWLTRRFLPNLQARMRAQPQPPAQYNALFAAALRELPPIDIARLLASAERDNDLTDTHPTLPQRVSAVGAPPVLRLQDAPATTLLGEALAKIERTLDEVWREETRKPWAAAYAGAKADRERLDALERRGEWDAAETLKHAQLVDSLRPDFDAALLYDRAIERAPDSASAHVRAGVLRIDADDAAGVEHLRRAMTLDAGAIRPVFEKLRGYERDGTLAPRVADALAALREEFAERAKSLEARDDVAEDDDLIGHDLDAASLDGLREALARVEQVGQAWLARKRFDLAEEPAHYALLVTWRGSVASEGPGLKRVVEALRLPGSVSVFTESGHKAEARRVRGLCAEPVYRRRS; encoded by the coding sequence ATGGCGGCGAAAGCTTCGGAACAACGCTACAGGGCCCTGATCGAACGGCTGCAGGCGCAGGCCCGCGAGGCGCCGCAGGCGTATCGCGCCCGGGTGGCGATGCTCGCGGCGCTGGGCTATGCCGTCCTCGGACTGATCCTGCTGGTCGCGGTGGGCCTGCCGGTCGGGATCGTGATCGCGCTGCTGGCCAGCGGGCGCGGGTTCGATCCGTGGGCGTTCATGGTGTTGCTGCCCCAGGGCGTGTTCGCGGTGGTGGTGGTGCGCGCGCTGTGGCTGCGTTTCGACCCGCCCTCGGGCTATCGCCTGGCACCCGGCGATGCGCCCGCGCTGGAGGCCGAGATCGAGCGCCTGCGTCTTGCGGCCGGGGCGCCGCCGCTGGAGGCGGTGGTGATCGACAGCGATCTCAATGCCGCTGCGGCGAGCCTGCCGCGCCTGCTCGGTCTGTCGGGTTATCGGCATTATCTGGTGATCGGCCTGCCGCTGATGCGGCTGTTGGATGGCGCCGAACTGTCGGCGGTGATCGCGCACGAGTTCGGCCATTTCCGTGGCGGTCACGGCCGTTTTTCCGGCTGGATCTACCGCGTGCGCATCGGCTGGTTCCGGCTGGTCGACGCCATGGCGCGCAGCGGTGCCGCGATGTCGCGGCTGTTCGTGAAGTTCTTCGAATGGTACGCGCCGTATTTCAACGCCTACAGCTTCGTGCTGGCGCGCGAGGACGAATACGAGGCCGACGCGGTCAGCGCGCGGGTCGCGGGCGAAGCGGCGCGGGTGTCGGCGCTGATCCGCCTGGAGCATGCGTCGCAATGGCTCACGCGCCGTTTCCTGCCGAATCTGCAGGCGCGGATGCGCGCGCAGCCGCAGCCGCCCGCGCAGTACAACGCGCTGTTCGCAGCGGCGCTGCGCGAATTGCCGCCGATCGATATCGCGCGCCTGCTGGCCAGCGCCGAACGCGACAACGATCTCACCGACACCCATCCGACGCTGCCGCAGCGCGTGTCGGCGGTCGGTGCGCCGCCGGTGCTGCGGCTGCAGGATGCGCCTGCGACGACCCTGCTGGGCGAGGCGCTGGCGAAGATCGAGCGCACGCTGGACGAGGTGTGGCGCGAGGAAACACGGAAACCGTGGGCAGCCGCCTACGCCGGGGCGAAGGCGGATCGCGAGCGTCTGGACGCACTGGAACGCCGCGGCGAGTGGGACGCGGCCGAAACCCTGAAACATGCGCAACTGGTGGACAGTTTGCGCCCGGACTTCGACGCCGCACTGCTGTACGACCGCGCGATCGAGCGCGCGCCCGACAGCGCCAGCGCGCACGTCCGCGCCGGCGTGCTGCGGATCGACGCCGACGATGCCGCAGGCGTCGAACATCTGCGCCGGGCGATGACCCTGGATGCCGGCGCGATCCGGCCGGTGTTCGAGAAGCTTCGCGGCTACGAACGCGACGGTACGCTCGCGCCGCGCGTGGCCGATGCGCTTGCGGCGCTGCGCGAGGAGTTCGCCGAGCGCGCGAAGTCGCTGGAAGCCCGCGACGACGTGGCGGAAGACGACGATCTGATCGGTCACGATCTCGACGCGGCCTCCCTCGACGGCCTGCGCGAAGCGCTGGCGCGGGTCGAGCAGGTCGGCCAGGCGTGGCTGGCGCGCAAACGCTTCGATCTGGCCGAAGAACCCGCGCACTACGCGCTGCTGGTGACCTGGCGCGGTTCGGTCGCCAGCGAAGGGCCGGGGCTGAAGCGCGTTGTCGAAGCCCTGCGCCTGCCGGGCAGCGTCAGCGTGTTCACCGAAAGCGGGCACAAGGCCGAAGCGCGGCGCGTGCGTGGGCTGTGCGCGGAGCCGGTGTACCGGCGGCGGAGCTGA
- the speE gene encoding polyamine aminopropyltransferase → MTAPTWHYENFEPAGSAIGYRITRKLDEVQSPFQKIEIYESTDWGNLMLIDGAMMLTTRDNFLYHEMMSHPALFTHADPRHVVIIGGGDCGTLREVLKHPGVKKAVQCDIDEQVTRMSEKWFPELCDSNHDPRAELLFDDGIAYMANCAPGSLDIVIVDSTDPVGPAEGLFNKAFYESCFRALKDDGILVQQSESPLVLLDLIKEMRAEMGKAGFARFQTLPFPQPCYPTGWWSATLAKKSGGFDFREADARARTFASKYYSAEIHKGASTLPPFVAEALGE, encoded by the coding sequence ATGACCGCACCCACCTGGCATTACGAGAACTTCGAGCCCGCCGGTTCGGCCATCGGCTATCGCATCACCCGGAAACTCGACGAAGTGCAGTCGCCGTTCCAGAAGATCGAGATCTACGAAAGCACCGACTGGGGCAATCTGATGCTCATCGACGGCGCGATGATGCTCACCACCCGCGACAACTTCCTCTATCACGAGATGATGTCGCACCCGGCGCTGTTCACCCACGCGGATCCGCGGCACGTGGTGATCATCGGCGGCGGCGACTGCGGCACGCTGCGCGAAGTGCTCAAGCATCCCGGCGTGAAAAAGGCCGTGCAGTGCGACATCGACGAACAGGTCACGCGCATGTCCGAGAAATGGTTTCCGGAGCTGTGCGACTCCAACCACGACCCGCGCGCCGAGCTGCTGTTCGACGACGGCATCGCCTACATGGCGAACTGCGCGCCGGGCAGTCTGGACATCGTGATCGTCGATTCCACCGATCCGGTCGGCCCCGCCGAAGGCCTGTTCAACAAGGCCTTCTACGAAAGCTGCTTCCGCGCGCTGAAGGACGACGGCATCCTGGTGCAACAGTCGGAGTCGCCGCTGGTGCTGCTGGATCTGATCAAGGAAATGCGCGCCGAAATGGGCAAGGCCGGCTTCGCGCGCTTCCAGACCCTGCCGTTCCCGCAGCCCTGCTATCCGACCGGCTGGTGGAGCGCGACGCTGGCGAAGAAGTCCGGAGGCTTCGACTTCCGCGAAGCCGATGCGCGCGCCAGGACGTTCGCATCGAAGTACTACAGCGCCGAAATCCACAAAGGCGCGTCGACGCTGCCGCCGTTCGTGGCCGAGGCGCTGGGGGAATAA